The genome window TTCGCGAAGCTGCTCCGCGCATGCGGCGATATTGAAGGCCTCGAACGCGTCCGCTTCACAAGCCCCCATCCGGCAGCTTTCACGGACGACGTGATCGACGCCATGGCCGAAACGCCGAACGTGGCTCCCCAGTTGCATATGCCCCTGCAGTCAGGCTCTGACCGCATCCTGAAGGCCATGCGTCGCTCCTACCGGTCCGAAAAGTTCCTCGGGATTCTGGACAGGGTCCGGGCGAAAATGCCGCATGCCTCAATCTCCACGGACATCATTGTCGGTTTCCCGGGGGAGACGGAGGAGGACTTCAGGGAGACCCTCCGGGTAGTGGAGCAGTCGCGCTTCGCCACGGCCTTCACCTTCCAGTACTCGAAGCGGCCCGGAACGCCTGCTGCTGAGCTTCCGGACCAGCTTCCCAAGGCTGTCGTGCAGGAGCGTTACGAGCGTCTGATCGAACTCCAGGACCGTATCTCGGGAGAAGAGAACGCCGCGCAGGTGGGTCGGCAGGTGGAGGTGCTCGTCACCGCACAGCAGGGCCGCAAGGCCCACGAAACCCACCGGCTGAGCGGTCGTGCCCGCGACCAGCGCCTGGTGCACTTCTCAGTGCCCGACGGCGCTGAAACCCCGCGCCCTGGAGACCTCGTCACTGTGACGGTGACCCAGGCAGCTCCCTTCCACCTGATTGCCGACCCGTCCATCCAGGACTACTCACTCCGGCGTTCGCGGGCGGGCGACGCCTGGGATCGCTCCCAGGCCGAGTCCTGTGCAGTGCCTACTCCTGCATCCGGCACCGGCAAGGGCGTTTCCCTCGGGATGCCCTCGCTGCCCGTCCGCCGCAGCTAGGGTGCCCAAACAACAGGTGCCGGAGGCAGTGCCGCTGATAGCCGTCGTCGGTCCCACCGGGTCAGGGAAGTCCCAACTGGGCATAGCGCTGGCAGAGGCGGTCGGTGGTGAGGTCATCAACGCCGACGCGCTGCAGTTCTACCGGGGAATGGACATCGGGACTGCGAAGGTCACAGCGGAGGAGCGGGCCGGCATACCGCACCACCTCCTGGACGTCCTTGATGTCCGTGAGGAGGTGAGCGTCGCATGGTTTCAGCAGCGCAGCAGGGCGATAATCGCCGACGTCCGCTCCCGAGGCGCCGTCCCCATACTGGTCGGCGGATCCGGGCTGTACGTGCGGGCCGCGCTCGACGAGCTTGAGTTCCCGCCCACCGACGCAGAAGTGCGCGCAAGGCTCGAGGATGAGATCGAAATGGTGGGAACGGCCGCGTTGCGCGCCCGTCTCGCGGAGGTGGATCCGGTGTCCGGTGCCCGGCTGGGCGACGACCGACGCATCGTCCGCGCCCTGGAGGTCTTCGAGATCACCGGGCGGCCTTTCAGCTCCTACATGCCGCAGCGCGTCTATCACCAACCCGCTGTCCAGTTCGGGCTCCAGGTCGACCGGGATGTACTGCGGGAACGACTGGCGAAGCGTGTTCACGCGATGGTGGAACGCGGCCTACTGGACGAGGTGCGTGAACTGGAGGCCAACGGCCTCCGCGAAGGACGTACTGCGGCGCGCGCTCTGGGCTATGGCCAGTTCCTGCGCGTGCTCGACGGCGAATGGTCTGTTGCGGAGGCGGCAGAGGACACCATCAACGCCACGCGTCGGTTCGCCAGGCGCCAGCTCACCTGGTTCCGTGCTGACGAGCGCGTGCAGTGGTTCGACTGGCTCGATCCAGGGCTGCTCGATCACGTGCTGAGCGCCCTTCGACGCTCCGGGCCCCTATCCTAGAACGGTGACCACAGCATCCCAGACCGCATCAACCGCCCGCACCGCGCTGTCCGGCATCGCCTTCAGCAAGGGCCACGGCACGGGGAACGATTTCATCCTCGTCGCCGACCCGGACGGTTCCATCGAACTGTCGGCCGCTGATGTTGCGGTTGCCTGCGACCGGCACCGAGGGATCGGAGCTGACGGCTTCATCAGGGCCGTACCGTCGTCGATGCTTCCGGAGGGGCGGGCCCTGCTGCAGGGCAGCCCGGAAGCACAGTGGTTCATGGACTACCGGAACGCTGACGGATCCGTCTCGGAAATGTGCGGCAACGGGGTGCGCGTCTTCGTGCATTTCCTGATCAGTCGGGGACTTATTGCTCTTGAACCGGGGGCCGCAGTCGCCGTTGGAACACGCGGGGGAGTAAAGATCGTAGAGCGGTCGGCGGACGGCTACTCGGTGGACATGGGTCCCTGGGCGTTCATTTACCCCGAAGCGGCGCAGGGCCGAGGGACCGATTCACTGGTGGAAGCCGACGGTCTGGAGGTTGCACGTCCGGCTCTCTCGGTCAGCATGGGTAACCCGCATACTGTTGTTGCCCTCGCCGAATTCTCTGAGCTGCGCGCCACCCGCCTGATCGATGCACCCCGTGTGGAGCCGGTGCCACCGCACGGCACCAACGTGGAATTTGTCGTGCCGCACGACCCGTTGATGCGCGACGGCATCGGTGAGGTCAGCATGCGCGTGCATGAGCGCGGCGTCGGTGAAACGCTGTCCTGCGGAACGGGTGCATGCGCGGCGGCGGCGGCCACCCGGTTCTGGGCCGGGAAGGACGCGCCCGCCGTCTGGAACGTCACTGTTCCAGGCGGCACCGTCGGTGTCCGCTTCCATCCCGGACAGGACGGCGTAGAGCATGTCCACCTGAGTGGTCCGGCCGTCCTGGTCGCCAGCGGAACCTTCAACTGAGACATTCAACTGAGCCTCATCAGGCGCGGCGCGTGACTTTCAGGATACGGAAGGACTTCACCGAGGCAGCTCGTCCGACGTCGTAGCCGCCTGCAAGTTCGGTAGCCAACCACCGCTGCAGGGAGTCCGAGCCCAGGTTCTTCTGGACAACCAGCCAGGCCGTGCCTCCCACGGAGAGGCGGGGGAGCCAGCGCAGGAGGAGCTCATGAAGGGCTTCCTTCCCGATGCGGATCGGCGGATTTGACCAGATGGTGTCGAAGGTGAGGCCCGGGTCGACGTCGTCGGGCAGGACCGCGGTTACGTTACCCAGCTCCAAACGCGCGGCGTTTTCCCGTGTCAGCGCCAGTGACCGCTCATTGACGTCAATCGCGGTCACCTGGGCGCCCGGCGCCTGCAGCGCCATGGTCAGCGCAATCGGGCCCCATCCGCAGCCGATGTCCAGCAGTTGAGCGCCCTCAGGCTTCGGCACCTCCGACAACAGCACAGCGGTGCCCTTGTCGATCCCGTCCGGGCTGAAGATGCCCCCGGAGGTCAGAAGGTCCCGTTCCCATCCGTCGAGAACCACCCGCAGTGGGCGGCGGTTGTCCGGCCCGGAGGGCGCGGCGCTGAAATAGTGCTGCGAATCCATAATGCTCCAGCCTAATGTGCCAGGGATTCGCGCTCAGAGAATTACGCCCACGATGCCGGGTCCGCGGACTACCATGGAAAGACAGATAACTAGGGAGAGTATGACCACACATCACGGAGCGTCGGCAACGCCCGAGCCGGAAATGGGCCCGGAGGAAATCCAGGCTGTCATAGACCGGATACTTGCCAAGGATCCCGCATCCCCCAGCGGAGCCGTCAGCCGTTTCGGCGGCGCAGCCTCCGCGCGCGCACAGGCGCTGTCGGATTTGGAAGAAGAACACAGCGCGTTCGACGGCGAGCAGCAGGACTTGGAGGAACGGCGTGCGTTGCGGCGCGTCGCGGGTCTGTCCACGGAACTCGAGGACGTCACCGAGGTCGAGTACCGGCAGTTGCGCCTTGAGCGCGTAGTCCTGGCGGGAATTTGGAGCGAAGGCACAGTCGAGGAAGCGGAGAACTCCCTGCGGGAATTGGCTGCCCTCGCCGAGACCGCCGGGTCCGAAGTCCTCGATGGCATCATCCAACGCCGTCTCAAGCCCGACCCCGGAACCTTTCTCGGAGCGGGCAAGGCAGAGGAACTCAAGAGCATCGTCATGGCAACAGGTGCTGACACCGTGATCGTCGACAGCGAGCTTGCCCCCTCGCAGCGGCGCGGACTCGAGGACATCGTGAAGGTCAAGGTCATTGACCGGACCGCGCTGATCCTCGATATCTTCGCGCAGCATGCCAAGTCCCGCGAGGGCAAGGCGCAGGTTGAACTTGCGCAGCTTGAGTACCTGCTACCGCGCCTTCGCGGCTGGGGTGAGTCGATGTCCCGGCAGGCCGGTGGCCAGGTCGGTGGTGCCGGTGCCGGCATGGGTTCACGCGGTCCCGGTGAAACCAAGATCGAGCTGGACCGCCGCAAGATCCGTACCCGCATGGCCAAGCTTCGCCGCGAAATCTCGGGGATGAAGCCGGCGCGCGAGACCAAGCGGGCCAACCGCCGTCGTCATGAGGTGCCATCCGTCGCCATCGCCGGGTACACCAACGCCGGCAAGTCCTCGCTGCTCAACCGTCTGACGGACGCGGGGGTGCTCGTCGAGAACGCCCTGTTCGCCACCCTCGATCCGACAATCCGCCGCGCGCAGACACCGGACGGACTGGAGTTCACGCTCGCCGACACCGTCGGATTCGTTCGCTCGCTGCCCACCCAGCTGGTTGAGGCCTTCCGCTCCACGTTGGAGGAGGTTGCTGACGCGGACCTGATCCTGCACGTGGTGGATGCCTCCCATCCGGATCCCGAAGGCCAGATCGCCGCTGTCCGGGAGGTGTTCACCGAGGTGGACGCCCGGAAGGTCCCCGAGATCGTTGTCCTCAACAAAGCCGACGCCGCCGATCCGTTTGTGCTGGAACGGCTGCGGCAGCGCGAACCGCGCCACGTCATTGTCTCCGCCCGCACCGGGCAGGGGATTGAGGACCTGATGGACCTCATCGGAAAGTCGATTCCGCGCCCCACCGTCAAGCTGAACCTCCTGGTGCCCTACCAGCGCGGAGACGTTGTGAGCCGGCTGCACCAGCCGGACGCCGAGATCCTGCGACTGGAGCACGTCGAGGACGGGACCGAGGTAGACGTGATGGTTAGGGAAGGCCTCGCCTCGGAACTGGAGCAATTCGTCCGACATGGCTGACGGGCAGGTCGATCCCCTCGAACTGCTCGATGACGTCGTGGAAGCGATGGGCGGCCAGCGGCGGAGCGGGCAGCACGAGATGGTGCGCCAGGTTGAGGAGGCCATTCAGTCAGGCAGACATTTGCTGGTGCAGGCCGGTACCGGCACCGGAAAGTCACTGGCGTACCTCCTGCCGCTCATCGCTCATGCCGTCCGGTCCGACACAACCTCCATCGTGTCGACGGCTACGCTCGCCCTGCAGGCGCAGATCGTCAACCGTGACCTCCCACGGCTCCTGGAGACCCTGCGTGATTCCCTGCCGCGCCCCGTCAACGTCGCCTTGCTCAAGGGACGGAGCAACTACGTCTGCCGGCACAAGACCGCGGGCGGCTTTCCCGACGACGACGAATCAGGCACGCTGTTCGCCTTGGACGGTGAATCCGCAGCACCGCACCCGGCGGCCGGGCCGTCCACGCCCCTGGGACGGGAGATTGTGCGGCTACGCGAATGGGCTGAGGAGACGGAGACGGGGGACCGGGACGAACTGCTGCCCGGTGTCAGCGATCGCGCCTGGCGGCAGGTATCGGTATCGAGCATGGAATGCCTCGGCGCCCAGAAGTGTCCGGTAGCGGAAGAATGCTTCAGCGAGCTCGCCCGGGAGAAGGCCGGCCAGGCAGACATCGTGATCACCAATCACGCCCTGCTTGCCATCAATGCGTTCGAGGGCCTTGCCGTCCTCCCTGAGCACGACGTGGTGGTCATCGATGAGGCGCATGAGCTCCATGACCGCGTTACATCGGCGGTGTCCGGCCAGCTCTCGGGCTCCCTCGTGGCCGCCGCAACAACAGCAGCGCGCCGTCACCTCGGTGTGGATACAGACGTCCTG of Arthrobacter sp. JZ12 contains these proteins:
- the miaB gene encoding tRNA (N6-isopentenyl adenosine(37)-C2)-methylthiotransferase MiaB translates to MNVHDSERIAGLLEGAGYSEAAQGAQADVVVFNTCAVRENADNKLYGNLGQLAPIKQARPGMQIAVGGCLAQKDRDTILSKAPWVDAVFGTHNIGALPALLERARHNEEAQLEILESLDVFPSTLPTKRDSVYSGWVSISVGCNNTCTFCIVPSLRGKEKDRRPGDILAEIEALVADGAIEVTLLGQNVNSYGVEFGDRGAFAKLLRACGDIEGLERVRFTSPHPAAFTDDVIDAMAETPNVAPQLHMPLQSGSDRILKAMRRSYRSEKFLGILDRVRAKMPHASISTDIIVGFPGETEEDFRETLRVVEQSRFATAFTFQYSKRPGTPAAELPDQLPKAVVQERYERLIELQDRISGEENAAQVGRQVEVLVTAQQGRKAHETHRLSGRARDQRLVHFSVPDGAETPRPGDLVTVTVTQAAPFHLIADPSIQDYSLRRSRAGDAWDRSQAESCAVPTPASGTGKGVSLGMPSLPVRRS
- the miaA gene encoding tRNA (adenosine(37)-N6)-dimethylallyltransferase MiaA — encoded protein: MPKQQVPEAVPLIAVVGPTGSGKSQLGIALAEAVGGEVINADALQFYRGMDIGTAKVTAEERAGIPHHLLDVLDVREEVSVAWFQQRSRAIIADVRSRGAVPILVGGSGLYVRAALDELEFPPTDAEVRARLEDEIEMVGTAALRARLAEVDPVSGARLGDDRRIVRALEVFEITGRPFSSYMPQRVYHQPAVQFGLQVDRDVLRERLAKRVHAMVERGLLDEVRELEANGLREGRTAARALGYGQFLRVLDGEWSVAEAAEDTINATRRFARRQLTWFRADERVQWFDWLDPGLLDHVLSALRRSGPLS
- the dapF gene encoding diaminopimelate epimerase, which produces MTTASQTASTARTALSGIAFSKGHGTGNDFILVADPDGSIELSAADVAVACDRHRGIGADGFIRAVPSSMLPEGRALLQGSPEAQWFMDYRNADGSVSEMCGNGVRVFVHFLISRGLIALEPGAAVAVGTRGGVKIVERSADGYSVDMGPWAFIYPEAAQGRGTDSLVEADGLEVARPALSVSMGNPHTVVALAEFSELRATRLIDAPRVEPVPPHGTNVEFVVPHDPLMRDGIGEVSMRVHERGVGETLSCGTGACAAAAATRFWAGKDAPAVWNVTVPGGTVGVRFHPGQDGVEHVHLSGPAVLVASGTFN
- a CDS encoding class I SAM-dependent methyltransferase; translated protein: MDSQHYFSAAPSGPDNRRPLRVVLDGWERDLLTSGGIFSPDGIDKGTAVLLSEVPKPEGAQLLDIGCGWGPIALTMALQAPGAQVTAIDVNERSLALTRENAARLELGNVTAVLPDDVDPGLTFDTIWSNPPIRIGKEALHELLLRWLPRLSVGGTAWLVVQKNLGSDSLQRWLATELAGGYDVGRAASVKSFRILKVTRRA
- the hflX gene encoding GTPase HflX, giving the protein MTTHHGASATPEPEMGPEEIQAVIDRILAKDPASPSGAVSRFGGAASARAQALSDLEEEHSAFDGEQQDLEERRALRRVAGLSTELEDVTEVEYRQLRLERVVLAGIWSEGTVEEAENSLRELAALAETAGSEVLDGIIQRRLKPDPGTFLGAGKAEELKSIVMATGADTVIVDSELAPSQRRGLEDIVKVKVIDRTALILDIFAQHAKSREGKAQVELAQLEYLLPRLRGWGESMSRQAGGQVGGAGAGMGSRGPGETKIELDRRKIRTRMAKLRREISGMKPARETKRANRRRHEVPSVAIAGYTNAGKSSLLNRLTDAGVLVENALFATLDPTIRRAQTPDGLEFTLADTVGFVRSLPTQLVEAFRSTLEEVADADLILHVVDASHPDPEGQIAAVREVFTEVDARKVPEIVVLNKADAADPFVLERLRQREPRHVIVSARTGQGIEDLMDLIGKSIPRPTVKLNLLVPYQRGDVVSRLHQPDAEILRLEHVEDGTEVDVMVREGLASELEQFVRHG